The following coding sequences are from one Pusillimonas sp. DMV24BSW_D window:
- the xseA gene encoding exodeoxyribonuclease VII large subunit, which yields MPPDSLVFTNGSTPADSILTVSQLNRAVGALLEGHFARIWVKGEISNFTQAASGHWYFTIKDDRAAVRAVMFRGRAQTVGLVPRVGEQFEFRAVVTLYEPRGDYQLQIDTLRRAGQGDLHEAFLRLKAKLESEGLFDPARKRPIPTMPKAVGVVTSLAAAALRDVLTSFARRAPHISVVVYPAPVQGADAPAALVQALETAYSRAEVDVILLVRGGGSLEDLWAFNDEALARTVVASPVPVICGVGHETDFSIADFVADLRAPTPTAAAELSCAPRQALLEQTFEFHRALSRHQQRLLERLSMRLDRAMSQLVSPRQRLNQQREGLQSLAARLHRAARRNTELEAARLNLLKTRLNAALPSVARRRQELDRLTQRLAAVGSRQFRRPRARLEAAEQTLQALSPKHILARGYALVRDQNGVLVKNALDLNAGDRLLLELAQGAADVEVLKTRSLL from the coding sequence ATGCCGCCTGATTCTCTTGTTTTCACAAATGGTTCTACCCCAGCCGATTCGATCCTGACGGTAAGTCAATTGAATCGTGCGGTGGGTGCATTGCTTGAAGGGCACTTTGCGCGCATTTGGGTAAAAGGGGAAATTTCCAACTTCACTCAGGCAGCGTCCGGGCATTGGTACTTCACCATTAAAGACGACCGGGCGGCCGTGCGGGCCGTTATGTTTCGGGGGCGGGCGCAAACTGTTGGTCTCGTTCCCCGCGTTGGCGAGCAGTTCGAGTTTCGAGCGGTCGTTACATTGTACGAACCGCGTGGCGATTACCAACTGCAAATCGACACCCTGCGTCGGGCGGGTCAAGGTGATTTGCACGAGGCTTTTTTAAGGCTTAAGGCGAAACTGGAGTCGGAGGGTTTGTTTGATCCGGCACGTAAACGGCCGATACCGACCATGCCCAAGGCGGTGGGTGTAGTGACGTCGTTGGCTGCGGCTGCGTTGCGCGATGTGCTCACGTCATTCGCGCGTCGGGCTCCGCATATTTCCGTTGTGGTTTACCCTGCGCCGGTTCAAGGAGCCGATGCGCCTGCGGCTTTGGTGCAGGCGTTGGAAACCGCATACAGTCGGGCCGAGGTCGACGTGATCCTGTTGGTTCGAGGCGGGGGCAGTTTGGAAGATCTTTGGGCATTTAACGACGAGGCGCTGGCCCGAACGGTTGTGGCTAGCCCGGTCCCGGTGATTTGCGGGGTGGGTCATGAAACAGATTTCAGTATTGCCGATTTTGTGGCCGATTTGCGAGCACCCACACCCACTGCCGCCGCCGAGCTTTCGTGTGCGCCGCGCCAGGCCTTGCTGGAGCAAACCTTTGAATTTCATCGCGCGTTATCGCGGCACCAGCAACGGTTACTTGAGCGCCTTTCAATGCGGCTCGACCGTGCAATGTCACAATTGGTGTCACCCCGTCAGCGTTTGAATCAGCAGCGCGAAGGTTTGCAGTCGCTTGCCGCGCGCCTGCATCGTGCCGCCCGCAGAAATACCGAGCTTGAAGCGGCACGGTTGAATTTGTTAAAAACACGCTTGAATGCCGCGTTACCGTCGGTTGCGCGTCGGCGCCAGGAGCTTGATCGTTTAACCCAGCGCCTGGCGGCAGTGGGTTCACGCCAGTTTCGCCGGCCTCGGGCGCGGCTTGAGGCCGCGGAACAAACGCTGCAGGCGCTTAGCCCGAAGCATATTCTGGCGCGTGGTTATGCTCTGGTTCGCGACCAGAACGGGGTTCTGGTTAAAAATGCGTTAGACTTGAACGCAGGCGACCGGCTGTTGCTTGAGCTGGCTCAGGGCGCGGCCGATGTCGAAGTATTGAAAACGCGCAGCCTGTTATAG
- the sodB gene encoding superoxide dismutase [Fe], which produces MAFTLPELPYALDALEPTISKETLEFHYGKHHQTYVTNLNNLVAGTEFESASLEDIVKKSSGGVFNNAAQVWNHTFYWNSMSPNGGGEPSGKLAEAINAKWGSVAAFKEAFNKSAAGNFGSGWTWLVKKSDGSLDIVNTSNAATPLTTSDAPLLTCDVWEHAYYIDYRNARPKYLESFWNVVNWDFAAKNLG; this is translated from the coding sequence ATGGCTTTTACGCTTCCTGAACTGCCTTACGCGCTCGACGCGTTGGAACCCACCATTTCGAAAGAAACACTCGAGTTCCATTACGGCAAACATCACCAAACTTATGTCACGAACCTGAATAATCTGGTTGCCGGAACCGAGTTTGAATCGGCTTCCCTGGAAGATATTGTCAAAAAATCTTCCGGTGGTGTCTTCAACAACGCAGCCCAGGTTTGGAACCACACTTTTTACTGGAACAGCATGTCGCCCAATGGTGGTGGTGAGCCTTCCGGTAAGTTGGCCGAAGCCATCAATGCCAAATGGGGCAGCGTTGCCGCATTCAAAGAAGCCTTCAACAAGTCGGCCGCCGGCAACTTCGGCTCGGGCTGGACCTGGCTGGTAAAAAAATCCGACGGCTCGCTCGATATCGTGAACACAAGCAATGCCGCTACACCGCTTACGACATCTGATGCGCCGCTGCTAACCTGTGACGTATGGGAACACGCTTACTATATCGATTACCGTAATGCGCGTCCCAAGTATCTGGAAAGCTTCTGGAATGTGGTGAACTGGGATTTCGCGGCCAAGAACCTGGGTTAA